In a genomic window of Ardenticatenales bacterium:
- a CDS encoding ABC transporter permease, with amino-acid sequence MTTHVSTKTFTTAPVKAPKASLLLQILLVTQRNLITIFRTPAALLPPLAISIFFLVIYESTLGKAANFIPNLSGNSYLGFILPLSIVSSSLSGAGIAAQNLVRDIETGYFDKLLLTPISRAALLLGPILAGSFILGLQASIVIAVALILGLESATGLGGLLLVIGLAILLGTGFAGFTVSAALGSGSAAATQGASFIFFPLTFLTASFVPLDLLSGWLNTAARFNPITYVLEAMRTVLNTGWDGNAIWRGVLACLILAAIMYALAVYALRVRTRRN; translated from the coding sequence ATGACAACGCATGTTTCTACGAAAACATTCACCACGGCCCCCGTCAAAGCGCCTAAAGCGAGCCTGCTACTGCAAATCCTGCTCGTGACCCAGCGCAACCTGATCACGATCTTCCGCACGCCCGCCGCCCTACTGCCGCCGCTGGCGATCAGCATCTTCTTCCTGGTGATTTACGAATCAACGCTGGGCAAGGCGGCCAACTTCATCCCCAACCTGAGCGGCAACAGCTACCTGGGCTTCATTCTGCCCCTTTCCATCGTCAGTTCGTCATTGTCGGGCGCGGGCATCGCCGCGCAAAACCTGGTGCGGGACATTGAAACGGGGTATTTCGACAAGCTGCTGCTTACTCCCATCAGCCGCGCCGCCCTGCTGCTGGGACCTATCCTGGCCGGGTCCTTCATCCTGGGGCTGCAAGCAAGCATCGTCATTGCCGTGGCTTTGATCCTGGGATTGGAATCGGCCACGGGGCTGGGCGGGCTGCTGCTCGTCATCGGGCTGGCAATTCTACTGGGCACGGGATTCGCGGGCTTCACCGTCTCCGCGGCGCTGGGCAGCGGCAGCGCCGCCGCCACGCAAGGAGCCAGCTTCATCTTCTTCCCCCTCACCTTTCTTACGGCCAGTTTTGTGCCGCTGGACCTGCTCAGCGGCTGGCTGAATACGGCGGCGCGCTTCAATCCCATCACCTATGTGCTGGAAGCGATGCGCACGGTCTTGAACACGGGATGGGATGGGAACGCCATCTGGCGCGGCGTCCTGGCGTGCCTCATTCTGGCGGCCATCATGTATGCCCTGGCCGTCTACGCCCTGCGTGTGCGCACACGGCGCAATTGA
- a CDS encoding response regulator transcription factor has product MEQIRVLIADDHPVVREGLAAMLSRRADMLVVGEAADGAAAVTLFRQTRPDVTLMDLRMPVMGGVAAMEAIHAEFPEARFIILTTFDGDEDVFRGLRAGARAYLLKDTPRAELLAAIRAVHGGQKHIPPAVAARLAEHLTMPALTERERDVLVLIAAGKSNREIGLTLHITEGTVKAHVNNLLGKLGVSDRTQAVTTALRRGLIRLE; this is encoded by the coding sequence ATGGAACAGATTCGTGTTTTGATCGCGGATGATCATCCGGTGGTGCGGGAGGGGCTGGCGGCAATGCTCAGTCGGCGCGCGGATATGCTGGTGGTGGGCGAAGCGGCGGACGGGGCGGCAGCGGTGACCTTGTTCCGCCAGACACGCCCCGACGTAACGCTAATGGATTTGCGCATGCCGGTGATGGGCGGGGTGGCGGCGATGGAGGCCATCCACGCCGAGTTTCCCGAGGCCCGTTTTATCATCCTGACGACGTTTGATGGGGATGAGGATGTTTTTCGTGGTTTGCGGGCGGGGGCCAGGGCGTATTTATTGAAGGACACGCCGCGGGCGGAACTGCTGGCGGCGATTCGGGCGGTGCATGGGGGCCAGAAGCATATCCCGCCTGCCGTGGCCGCGCGTCTGGCGGAGCATTTGACGATGCCGGCATTAACCGAACGAGAAAGAGACGTGCTGGTGTTAATCGCTGCCGGCAAAAGCAACCGCGAAATCGGCCTGACCCTGCACATCACCGAAGGAACCGTCAAGGCACACGTCAACAACCTGCTGGGTAAACTCGGCGTGAGCGACCGCACCCAGGCCGTCACCACCGCCCTCCGCCGCGGCCTCATCCGCTTGGAATAA
- a CDS encoding ATP-binding cassette domain-containing protein, producing MSNREIIVANLVKRYPGDVVAVDDVSFRVRSGEVFGFLGPNGAGKSTTIKILTTLALPSAGIATIGGYNVVNEAEQVRRIAGVALQDISIDPMMKSMELLTLQGQLFGANRKQATMRAQQLLELVKLTDARDRRVGTYSGGMRRRLDLALALVHKPEILFLDEPTTGLDPASRRDVWEEVRRLNRDFGMTIFLTTQYLEEADQLADTVAIIDKGKIAVEGSPARLKAAVGTESINLAFDNREVANQARAELSDMAQNIQTDRDTLRLYMSHAAETIPAVVSRLQQARLNPISLTLTQPTLDDVFLQVTGQRLETTQAAAQ from the coding sequence ATGTCGAATCGTGAAATTATTGTTGCCAATCTGGTCAAGCGGTATCCGGGGGACGTGGTCGCGGTTGATGACGTTTCCTTCCGCGTTCGTTCTGGCGAGGTGTTTGGCTTTTTGGGGCCGAATGGCGCCGGCAAAAGCACAACCATTAAAATTCTGACGACGCTGGCTTTGCCTAGTGCCGGCATTGCCACCATCGGCGGCTACAACGTGGTCAACGAAGCGGAACAAGTACGCCGGATCGCCGGCGTCGCCCTGCAAGACATCAGCATTGACCCCATGATGAAGTCCATGGAACTGCTCACCCTGCAAGGGCAGCTCTTTGGCGCCAATCGCAAACAGGCCACCATGCGCGCGCAACAACTGCTAGAACTGGTGAAACTAACGGACGCCCGCGACCGGCGCGTGGGCACATACAGCGGCGGGATGCGCCGCCGCCTGGACCTGGCGCTGGCCCTGGTCCACAAACCGGAAATCCTCTTCCTGGATGAACCAACCACCGGCCTGGACCCCGCCAGCCGCCGCGACGTGTGGGAAGAGGTGCGCCGCCTCAATCGGGATTTTGGCATGACCATCTTCCTCACCACACAATACCTGGAGGAAGCGGACCAACTGGCGGACACGGTGGCGATCATTGACAAGGGCAAAATTGCCGTGGAAGGCTCTCCCGCGCGCCTGAAGGCCGCCGTGGGAACGGAATCCATCAATCTGGCCTTCGACAATCGGGAGGTGGCGAACCAGGCGCGCGCGGAACTGAGCGATATGGCGCAAAACATCCAGACGGACCGCGACACGCTGCGCCTGTACATGAGCCACGCCGCCGAAACCATCCCCGCCGTCGTCAGCCGCCTGCAACAGGCCCGGCTCAACCCCATCTCGCTCACCCTGACGCAGCCCACGCTTGATGACGTGTTCTTGCAAGTCACGGGGCAGCGGCTAGAGACCACGCAGGCAGCGGCGCAATAA
- a CDS encoding isoprenylcysteine carboxylmethyltransferase family protein, whose translation MQAAIRRRIIQVVVLILLFCLLLFGVGGQWDWAAGWAYVALYLLGTLINAYILLRKSPDLIAERGRPGEGVKAWDKALAPLVGFFGPFAQWLVVGLDHRFGWSPPLSLPIVVAGFVLVALGFALTVWAMAANRFFSGMVRIQAERGHVVVSTGPYRYVRHPGYAGMLLFTVATPFALSALWGLLPALFTLIGLVIRTQLEDQALQVELDGYAAYARRVRSRLLPGVW comes from the coding sequence ATGCAAGCCGCCATTCGTAGACGCATCATCCAGGTTGTGGTCCTCATCCTTCTGTTTTGCCTGCTGCTATTTGGCGTGGGGGGGCAGTGGGACTGGGCGGCGGGTTGGGCCTACGTGGCGCTCTATCTGCTGGGCACGCTCATCAACGCCTACATTCTGCTGCGCAAAAGCCCTGATCTGATTGCGGAGCGGGGAAGGCCAGGAGAAGGGGTGAAGGCGTGGGATAAGGCGCTGGCGCCTCTCGTGGGGTTCTTTGGTCCCTTTGCCCAATGGCTGGTCGTGGGGTTGGACCATCGCTTTGGCTGGTCGCCGCCGCTGTCGCTGCCCATTGTCGTCGCCGGTTTCGTGCTGGTGGCGTTGGGGTTTGCTCTCACGGTGTGGGCCATGGCTGCCAACCGTTTCTTTTCTGGCATGGTGCGCATCCAGGCGGAGCGGGGGCATGTGGTGGTTTCCACGGGGCCTTACCGTTACGTGCGCCATCCAGGATACGCGGGGATGCTTCTCTTCACCGTGGCCACGCCGTTTGCTTTGAGCGCGTTGTGGGGGCTGCTGCCGGCATTATTCACCCTCATCGGTCTCGTCATACGCACCCAACTGGAGGACCAGGCGCTGCAAGTGGAACTGGACGGCTACGCCGCCTACGCCCGGCGCGTGCGCTCTCGCCTGCTGCCCGGCGTCTGGTAG
- a CDS encoding GAF domain-containing sensor histidine kinase, producing MRNTFKSRTAPPTYDVNLRAPFVRRLLWGAGVGATIYLLAGFFLFPTDRLYPWLGLLTWAVCLGCAWLLRRGNVEAAARWLLAGLFWPLAAASQQYGVGSPSNALFVGGIIISGLVIGGWFLRFWTAACGGWLLLATLGQGMGMWGPPASREWLAGWVLFWWVVFAGTAWLVWLYAGNLEHTARVSQGQTAALAHTLAALTHTDNLDTFLGQALQAIAAQLQADTVTLWFHDPAQDVLALRIAYIKGEITPQAQIQPQPPPPTPVAEIPLWAELQATRRPILVDDVSNDPRLKYRARIIADGIRGILIVPLLLGAEVVGHYSVNSQTTRHYSAAELDLAQALAQQITLALQLTRLAEQAEAAAVAAAVLEERNRLARDIHDTLAQGFTGIVIQLEAAEDSLTVEPAAVLAHLERARQLARDSLAEARRSVRALRPRALQEATLPQALRRMLEDLDTRQPRLRLHQQGETRQMPARAADNLLRIGQEAVTNALKHAQAEHIDLHLTFDANAVRLTVRDDGRGFDPEQMPAGYGLAGMRERMAELGGTLTVTSAPGKGTEVEAEVVIING from the coding sequence ATGCGAAACACGTTCAAATCACGAACCGCTCCCCCCACCTATGACGTCAACCTGCGCGCCCCGTTCGTGCGGCGGCTGCTGTGGGGCGCGGGCGTGGGCGCGACCATCTACCTGCTGGCGGGCTTCTTCCTCTTCCCGACGGACAGGCTGTATCCGTGGTTAGGGCTGCTGACGTGGGCCGTTTGCCTCGGCTGCGCCTGGCTGCTGCGCCGCGGCAACGTGGAAGCGGCGGCGCGGTGGCTGCTGGCGGGCTTGTTTTGGCCGCTGGCGGCTGCCAGCCAGCAGTACGGCGTGGGCAGCCCGAGTAATGCGCTGTTCGTGGGCGGCATCATTATCAGCGGGCTGGTGATCGGCGGCTGGTTCCTCCGCTTTTGGACGGCGGCCTGCGGTGGCTGGCTGCTGCTGGCGACGCTGGGGCAAGGGATGGGCATGTGGGGGCCGCCGGCCAGCCGGGAATGGTTGGCGGGATGGGTTCTGTTTTGGTGGGTGGTTTTTGCCGGCACGGCCTGGCTCGTGTGGCTATATGCCGGCAATCTGGAACACACCGCCCGCGTCTCACAAGGACAAACCGCCGCCCTCGCCCACACCCTCGCCGCCCTCACGCACACCGACAACCTGGACACCTTCCTGGGGCAGGCGCTGCAAGCCATCGCCGCCCAACTCCAGGCGGACACCGTCACCCTCTGGTTCCACGATCCGGCGCAAGACGTCCTCGCCCTGCGCATCGCCTACATCAAAGGCGAGATCACCCCCCAGGCGCAAATTCAACCGCAGCCGCCGCCCCCCACCCCCGTGGCGGAGATTCCCTTGTGGGCGGAGCTGCAAGCCACCCGCCGCCCCATTCTCGTGGACGACGTCTCCAACGATCCGCGCCTGAAATACCGCGCCCGCATCATCGCCGACGGCATCCGCGGCATCCTCATCGTCCCGCTGCTGCTGGGCGCGGAAGTCGTGGGGCACTATAGCGTAAACAGCCAGACCACGCGCCATTATTCCGCCGCCGAACTGGACCTGGCGCAGGCGCTGGCGCAGCAAATCACGCTGGCGCTGCAGTTGACGCGGCTGGCGGAGCAGGCGGAAGCAGCGGCGGTGGCGGCAGCGGTGCTGGAGGAGCGCAACCGCCTGGCGCGGGACATTCACGACACGTTGGCGCAGGGCTTCACGGGCATCGTCATCCAGTTAGAGGCCGCCGAAGACAGTCTAACCGTGGAACCCGCCGCCGTACTCGCGCACCTGGAGCGGGCGCGGCAGTTGGCGCGGGATAGTCTGGCGGAAGCGCGTCGTTCGGTGCGCGCCTTGCGTCCGCGGGCGTTGCAGGAGGCGACGCTGCCGCAGGCGCTGCGGCGGATGTTGGAGGACCTGGATACACGGCAGCCCCGGCTGCGTCTGCATCAACAGGGGGAAACACGCCAAATGCCGGCACGCGCGGCGGACAATCTCCTACGCATCGGCCAGGAAGCCGTCACCAATGCGCTCAAACACGCCCAGGCGGAACACATCGATCTGCACCTTACCTTCGACGCGAACGCGGTGCGGCTGACGGTGCGCGACGATGGACGCGGCTTCGACCCGGAGCAAATGCCCGCGGGGTATGGGCTGGCGGGGATGCGCGAGCGCATGGCGGAATTGGGCGGCACACTGACGGTGACAAGCGCGCCGGGAAAAGGGACGGAAGTGGAAGCAGAGGTGGTAATAATCAATGGGTGA
- a CDS encoding YHYH protein has translation MLKKLSAGIAVFTLGALFWLMMAHSSAAAPLDVQQLATLNGTVWMNGQATSNTWSIDFTNIAYPNLSGVFTDAYGATGNSYMNLNSNRLILRYGSGCDPIYVGISNGASVTGVVYNACTGATTGQWQATWEGGGGTPTPTPDPNCPTDTFIDVSEYQQQPPYPDPVLNVYCDNDHIIAESNGIPNFEFVPITPNQLQEQDYTWMIPLNPQEAAQPSNIPLLGPVAIAVNGLPIFGPNEAPPTYGDPFLDGILDYCLGHTAQFGNYHFHARPECLFTDIEGNTSLILGYAFDGYPIMAPFICADPDCNEVTEVQSSWVLVNPGATNAWVQHQYIEGAGDLDQCNGMVGPDGDYRYYATDTFPYFLGCYHGVAELPGPPGPP, from the coding sequence ATGTTGAAGAAACTTAGTGCCGGCATCGCCGTCTTCACCCTGGGCGCACTATTCTGGCTCATGATGGCCCACAGCAGCGCCGCCGCCCCCCTGGATGTCCAGCAACTTGCCACCCTCAACGGCACCGTCTGGATGAACGGACAGGCAACCAGCAATACCTGGTCTATTGACTTTACAAACATCGCCTATCCCAACCTGTCCGGCGTGTTCACGGACGCATACGGAGCCACCGGAAACAGCTATATGAATTTGAACAGCAACCGCCTGATCCTGCGCTATGGCAGCGGCTGCGACCCCATCTACGTGGGCATCAGCAACGGCGCTTCCGTCACTGGCGTGGTCTACAACGCCTGCACGGGCGCAACCACCGGCCAATGGCAGGCCACCTGGGAAGGTGGCGGCGGCACGCCCACCCCCACCCCCGATCCCAACTGCCCCACGGACACCTTCATCGACGTTTCCGAGTACCAGCAGCAGCCCCCCTATCCCGATCCCGTCCTCAACGTCTACTGCGACAACGACCACATCATTGCCGAATCCAACGGCATCCCCAACTTTGAATTCGTGCCCATCACGCCCAACCAGCTACAGGAGCAAGATTACACCTGGATGATTCCCCTCAACCCGCAGGAAGCCGCCCAGCCATCGAACATCCCCCTGCTCGGTCCCGTGGCTATTGCCGTCAATGGCCTGCCCATCTTCGGCCCCAACGAAGCCCCGCCCACCTATGGCGACCCCTTCCTGGATGGCATCCTCGACTACTGCCTGGGGCACACGGCGCAATTCGGCAACTACCACTTCCACGCCCGCCCCGAATGCCTCTTCACGGACATAGAAGGCAACACCTCGCTCATCCTCGGCTACGCCTTCGACGGTTACCCCATCATGGCCCCCTTCATCTGCGCCGACCCCGACTGCAACGAGGTAACGGAGGTGCAGAGCAGTTGGGTGCTGGTCAATCCCGGCGCGACCAACGCCTGGGTGCAGCATCAATATATTGAAGGCGCGGGAGACCTGGACCAATGCAACGGCATGGTGGGACCTGACGGCGACTACCGCTACTACGCCACCGACACCTTCCCCTACTTCCTCGGCTGTTACCACGGCGTCGCCGAACTCCCCGGCCCGCCCGGTCCACCCTAA